The nucleotide window GGAAGATACAAACCTGTAATATTGGGTGTACCACTATCAACACAAGGTGAAAATTCTGTTAACTGATACGGATGCTCTCCGCTTAGTAAAAACAGAGGATCTGAATCAATATTACCATCCAACCAGTTGATTGTTGCCAGATTAGGTGGATTGCCAGGATAGATAGCAGCTTCTCCACCTTCAATATCACTATAACACACATTAAGAGTTGAAGTGATATCGGGCCAATTACCTGTATTAATCTCGTATTCGTAATCTGATGTATTGTTATATAATACATTGTTATTGAACTCTACTTCACCAAATAGACCAAGTGGGCATGTTTGAGAAGTGTTCTGAGTGAAAGTATTATTATTCATCTCAACGCTTCCTGGAGATTTTACAAAAACAACGTAATTTCCATTAGGTGTATAATTATTGGTAAACAGACAGTTACTGATTTTTATATCTGGACTGCAATTTGGTCGTGCACCAATTTGGACAGTATAATTTTCCTCCATTGGAAATGGAGGGATATCGGAATTTGTAAAAACACAATTTTCAAGTTCCAGATAATCATCCGTCATACTATAAAAATTAGATACAAACTGGTTAGGACCTAAAGCATCATTATTATCAAATACACTATTCTTGATTATCGCATTTCCTCCATCTAAACTGAAACCAGATCCTTTTTCCGAATAATTATCAATTACAAACAATTTATCAATGAGTACTTCATAACATAGATACATGTCTATAGAAAAATTTGAATCAAGAAAATTATCTTTTACAATTATATTTGAAAAACCTACATCATTACATTGAAATATATTGATCACATCCATCATAATTTGATCTAAAGATGTAAATGTAAGGTTTTTTAGCAAAGTATGATCTTCTCCTGTAAGATATGACATCTCACAATAATCATTCAATAGTATTGTGTTTTCCATGTTTTCGCCGATCAAGCTTACACATTTCTTACCAGCCAATGGAAATATCTGATTATTTAATGCCTGAGAATATGTTCCAGCAGCCACATGTACCGTTTTTGGATTTAGACTATCAGACTCTATTCTCTGTAAGGCAATGGCAATTGTCTTTAATGGCGTATTCGGAGTGAGTCCATCATTAGAGTCATCACCCAAAGTAGAAACATAGAGGTCATGATTAATTCGATCAAGAAAGTGATTCTGGAATTCTATTGTTAATTCACCTGTACTGGCAATAGAATGTGTATAATATGCATAATATTTAAAATCAGAATCAACTGTAAATGTATCCACAATGACATCTACATCATTGACAGCGTCAGATACGAATAAGTCTAATCGATTACCAGAAAAGTTATTATATAAATTACATAAATTATCTGGATCGAATAAAAGTGTTGATTCATAAAGAACATAAATCCCACCACCAGTAACTGCTTGATTATTGTAAATATTTACTCCAGATAATTCTACATTGGATCTTTGAATGCGCATTCCACCACCACCAACAGCAGAATTTTTAAAGATACGACAGTTTCTTATACTTACATTGGGTGAAGGATGATTGATAGGAGTATATACTACAATTCCCCCACCCAACCTTTTTATATCTCCATAAAGAATCGTTCCTGAACCATTAGTGATGGAAAGTCCTTGTAGTACTGCTCCATCCTCTTCATTGATGAAATGAACACAAGAACCTTGTTGATTACCATCGATTATCGTTGTTGCAATATAAGATTCATCTCCGGTGATCATCTCAAGACTACAAACTGTTATACTCTTGCCATTGTAGTTGATGTTCTCATAGTATCTGCCAGGATAAACAATTACTGTATCAGCATCTACTGAAGCATTGATTCCTTCCTGGATGGATGTGAAATCACCAGTACCGTCGAGGTTAATTTCCCAGATGGTGGAAAAAAGCAACGAACAAATGCTAACAAATACGAATAAAAAAAAGAGTTTAGTTTTCATAGTATCCTATTTCATTCAATCATTTCAATTCCTTCTGATTTCAAATGCTGTTCCAAACATGATATTGTGTAGTCTTATTGTCAAAAGAATAATTGCTTTGCCTTATCGCATGATCTTCCAACTTGTGATAAATCTTATAAGCAATACGTTATAATACTTTTTAATTTTTTACCTTTAATTTTTTACCTTTAATTTTTAACCTTTAGTCTTTGATCTTTGCTGCTTTGCTTCACAAAGTCTCATCTCTCAACTCTTATTTTACCACTTTCCCGCTTCTCTTATCCAAACTTCTGGATTTTCCACCATGAAATTTACGACTTTATCATCATGTAGTATTTTGATTCCATAGTGTATAAAAACGAGTATTTTGTAGATCCTAATATCATCGATATCAGAAAGCTGGAATTGTAAATTATATGTTTTGATATTTGCACCATGAGATTTGAAAATTATGCGTTTATTAGTGAGGAATAACTTTCCACCAGCACTATTCATTCTCTTAATGTGATTGGCAGTATCTTCCAGGATGATCTTCTCATTTTCTAAAAGTTCAATATCTATCAATTTGATATTATTTTTCATATTCTGAACAAATGCATAAAGCATTATACTGAAAAGAATTCCACTGAAAACTCCTACGGCAAATCCCCAATAGACCAGTTTTACGCTAAAACCATTTTGCAGCGAAAATAATCCGACAACAAACAGAGTCATAAAGAATCCAAAAACAGATGCGGCAATAAAATATTTTTTCATTATTTTCCTATTACAAATAAACGGAAATAAACTGCAATTATTATCAGCACATAATTTCCTATAAAAACCACAGGTTTTGACCAATGCAGTCCATTTACCTGAAAACGCGAAATTGGATATAAAAACTGAACCGGAAATGAGTTGAAATTGTGAGTCGGAATATCCATCAGAATATGAAGCGGGGCTGCCAGAAGAAACCAGGGAGCTTGCCCAGAAAATCTAATCCAGAAATAAAATAGCGGGATCAGCAAGACAGTCCACACGGTCAGAGAATGAGTCCATTTATAAAAATTCAAAACCCATTTATTTTCAGGTCGATGATACCATTTCATCATCTCATCTCTAGTTTTGAAGCCAGGCTGCATTTTGCCTTTGAAGGCTTGTTTAGCTAAACTGGTTGTAAAAACGATCAGATCGGGAGCTACGCCTAAAGCAACTTTTTCTACTGACGGCGGTCCCGGCAGTAAAACCAGTGACCAGAGAGAATGAGCGAAGATATCCATTTAAACTTATGTTCCTATTTCTTCCCCTGACAAGAGGAGATGTTCTGCTTTTTCTTTTTGATTTTCTAAGCAGATCAGAGGGATTATTTTAGTTTCCAAAATTCTCAGGCCTCCTATATCGGACAGCTCCCTTCCCAGGGAGCGAATGTGGAATTCACTTTTTTTCATTCCATATTTAAAGGCAGAGGGGTTAATTTTAAGTCAAAACATCAAAAAACCTTCCAGGAATTAGAAAACCTGGAAGGTTGAATGTTATTATTTTAAATTTATTTCAAAAGATCAGCATAAAGAGGGAATTGAGCACAGAAGTCACGCACATTGTTTTTGATGGAAGCAAGTTTTTCATCATCTTCGTAGTTTGTATAAACCTGATGAATGAAGTCTGCGATCTGGATCATTTCTGTTTCTTTCATACCGCGAGTTGTAACAGCTGGTGTTCCCAGACGTATTCCAGATGCAACGAAAGGTTTACGAGTATCAAAAGGAACTGTATTTTTATTGGCAGTAATTCCAGCCAGATCCAGACATCCTTCGATTTTCTTTCCGCTTGGTCCACCTTCTTCTTCGGTTCCCAGATTCAGCAACATAAGATGCGTATCGGTTCCGTTTGAAACAAGATTGAATCCCTTTTCATTCAAAGCTTTGGCCAGAGCTGCTGCATTTTTTATCACCTGCTTCTGATATGTTTTGAACTCCGGTTGTAAAGCTTCGTGGAAAGCTACTGCTTTTCCTGCGATCACGTGCATTAATGGTCCACCCTGAATACCAGGAAAAACCCAGCGATCTACATCTTTGGCAAATTCTTCTTTACACAGGATCATTCCACCACGAGGGCCACGCAGAGTTTTGTGAGTGGTTGTAGTTACCAAGTCGGCATAAGGAATTGGAGACATGTGCTCACCTGCTGCAACTAAACCGGCAATATGTGCCATATCAACCACTAATTTTGCGTCAACTTCATCTGCTATATCACGGAATTTAGCAAAATCAATAGAGCGTGGATATGCACTTGCTCCTGTCAGGATCATCTGTGGTTTCACTTCCAAGGCTATTTTGCGCAATTCATCATAATCAAATTGTTCGGTTTCTTTATTTACTCCGTAAGGCACGATATTGAAAAGTGATCCTGAAAAACTGAGTGGATGACCATGAGTGAGATGACCACCATGAGAAAGTTCCAAACTAAGAATCGTGTCACCTGGTTTGATGATGGCAAAATAAGTTGCCATATTTGCCTGCGAACCGGAATGCGGCTGTACATTGGCATGATCTGCTCCGTAAATTTCTTTGGCGCGTTCAATTGCCAGTTCTTCCACATCATCGATGTATTCACAACCACCGTAATAACGGCCATACAAACTATATTTCAGTTTTCCTGTCTTTCTGCTCCAACGATAGGGATAGCCTTCTGCATACTTATTCGTTAGAACAGATCCAACAGCTTCCAGAACTGCCCGGGAAACAAAATTTTCTGATGCGATCAGTTCCAGATTTTCGCTCTGTCTTTTCAACTCATTGTGCATTGCTTCAAAAAGTTCGGGATCTTGATTTTTAATAAAACTCATTTCATTCTCCTTTATTTTGGAAATTATTTACTTTCATATTTTGTGATTTTATCAATTCTTTTTTGATGTCGATTTCCTTCAAATTCGGTAGTAAGCCAGGTGTCAATAATATCTTTTGCCAGATATTTGGAAATGAACCTTCCTGCCAGAATAAGAATATTTGCATTGTTGTGCATTCTGGAAAGCTGTGCATATTGAACAGTGTGGCACAAAGCTGCCCGAATTCCTGGAACTTTATTGGCAACAATACTCATGCCAATTCCACTTCCGCAAATTAGAATTCCCCTTTTACATTCTCCCTTTGCTACAGCTTTAGCAGCAACAAATCCGGTATCGGGATAATCCATGGAATCAAGAGAATGTGTGCCAAAATCTTTGATCTCATGATCGGATAAGTATTCTTTTATTGCTTCTTTCAATTCATATCCAGCGTGATCGGAAGCTATTGCTATTTTCATAAAAGCTCCTCGATTTCAATGTTATTTTCCAATTCTTTTTCTGCTCTTATGCAGGCAAATGCCATGGAATAAAGTTTATTGCGAACTGAATCGCTCCTGGAAGAAAGTGTTGTAGGGATTTTTGTTCCCACAATTGCAGTAGCCATATCGGCATTGGCAAAATAAGAGAGTGATTTATAAAAAACATTTGCAGCTTCCAGGAATGGAAAGACCAGACAATCAGCATCACCTTTCACACAACTCTTTACACCTTTGTATTTTACACTATCTGCATCTATAGAGAGATCAATGGAAAGAGGTCCATCAACATCAGCATTTTTTATCTGTTTCCTTTCTGCCATTTTTGCAATGAAAGCAGCATCCATAGCTGTTGGAATTTTGGGATTAAGTTTTTCCGAAAAAGAAATTATCGAAACTTTTGGTCGCTTGACCCCAATTTTCTTAGCAGTTTCAATCACATAATTCGTCATAGCAATTTTCTGATTTATATTGGGTCTTGGAATAAAGGCTGCATCAGCAAATATCAATAATTTATGATAGTTTGGAATTTCCGCAATAGTGATAGAAGTAAGTGTTGCATCTGGCAACATTATGCCATATTCTTTGTCCAGCATGCATTTCAATAATTTGTCGGTTGAAATCAATCCCTTCATTAAAACATCACCTTCACCCTTGCTTACAAGGCGAACAGCTTCATATCCGGCAGACATTTCATCAGGCACATCAACTATTTTATAAATACTGCAATCAATATCATTATCAGCACATATCTTCTTGATAACTTTTGCTTTCCCAACCAAGGTGAAATCTGCAATTTTCAATTCATTAGCCCTTTTTGTCGCCAGGATGGTCGTTTCATCCTGCGCATAAGCAACCACCACTCTTTTCCTGGGAATTTTCTTAGCTAATTCGATCAATTTTGTCAATTTCTTGATCGCCATTTCTCCTCCGAATTTTTTCTTTACTTAAAATTGAAGTCTGCATTTAATGTCAAGTTTTGAATAGGTATTGCAGTTTCAAAAAATGCCTTATTAAATGAAATTTTGTAATACAAATTTTACTCTTTGTTCATATAAAAAAACAACTGGGTGAAATAAGAATTTCTTCATTCCACCCAGTTTTATGATTGATTATCTATTGTTTATTCTATACTGAGTTTTTCTACAAGTTGATCTCTAAGTTTGAATTTTTGAATCTTACCAGATGCAGTCATGGGATATTCATCCACAAAAACAACATAATAAGGCTGATTATGGCGAGCAATATTTTCCTGGCAATATTCTTTGATTTCTTCTACAGTAGCTGTTTCCCCTTCTTTCAGTTTGATGGCAGCCAGAATTTGTTCGCCAAAATTTTTATCGGGAACACCGATTACCTGAACATCGCGAACTTTTGGATGAGTATAAAGAAATTCCTCGATCTCACGAGGATAAACATTTTCTCCACCTCGAATGATCATATCTTTTATGCGACCCGTAATTTTAAGGTATCCATCTTCATCCTTCACTCCCAGATCACCGGAATGCAGCCAGCCGTCTCTGATAGCCATTTCATTTTCTTTTTTCATTTTATAATAACCGGACATCACACATTCTCCAGCCATTATCACTTCACCTTGTTCACCAGGTTTGCACTCCTCTTCAGTTTCCAGATTCATTACTTTCATCTGCATTGGAGATAATACTTTTCCCACAGTTGTGGTTCGATGCTCTACATCATCATCCACAGAAGTCATGGTGATAACCGGTGAATTTTCTGTCAGGCCATAAGCTATCGTGATCTGATCACAATGCATTTCGTTGATTACCTGATTCATAACTTCAACCGGACAGGGAGAGCCTGCCATAATTCCTGTACGCAAGGTTGAGGTATCATATTGATCTCTATTTTCAACACCAAGTTCGGCAATAAACATGGTCGGAACGCCATGCAGAACTGTACATTTTTCACTATCGACCAGCTTCAGTACTTCTTCTGCATCAAAAGTTACAGTTGGCAACATGGTCGTGCCGTGCGTAACAGCTGCCAGAATTCCAAGAACACAGCCAAAACAATGGAAAAACGGCACAGGAATACACATGCGATCTTTTTCGGTAAGTTTCATCTGCTCACCAATAAGATAAGCATTGTTGGCAATATTATGATGCGTCAGCATTACACCTTTAGGAAATCCTGTAGTTCCCGATGTATACTGCATATTCACAACATCATATTCATCCAGGTCTTCTTTAATTTTATTCAAATCGTCATCAGAAACATGTGCTCCCATTTCGCTGAAATCATCATAACCCAGAGCGTGGTCTGTAGTTTCATGATCAAACATGATAACGTTCTTCAGCATGGGAAGTTTCTCTGATTCTACTTTACCATTACCAGGCCATTTCGCATCGCTGAGCACCTTTTTGAGCCAGTTGAAATATTCACTTGTTTTAAACTTATCAATCAAAAAGATCGCTTTGGAATCTGATTGCTTCAGCAAGTATTCCAATTCATGTGATCTGTAATTTGTATTCACCGTAACCAGTACAGCTCCAACTTTTGCCAGAGCGAACATTAAGACCGGCCACTGCGGAACATTGGTAGACCAAATTGCTACATGATCACCTTTCTTGATATTCAAAGCTATAAGTGATTTGGCAATTTTATCGACTTCTGCATTGAATTCTTTATAAGTAAGTCGTATATTATGATCTGGATAAACCAGAGCTTCATTATCAGGAAATTTTGAAGCAATTCTTTCTATCAGCTCTCCCAGAGTTTCATTAAGCGGCATTTTATTCATCTTGTATCTCCTTTGGAATTATTGCGTATTATTCCATTTAAAAATTAATTACCTGAATCTTTTCTAAGTTCTCTTCTCAGCAGTTTTCCAGAAACAGTTTTCGGTAAAGTTTCTCTATATTCGATAATGCGTGGATATTTATAAGGAGCTGTTTTCTCTTTAACGAACATCTGAATTTCATGTGTCAGTTCGTCAGAAGGTTTGTAACCTTTGGCTAACACAACAACAGCTTTTACAACGATACCTCGAATTCCTTTTGGGTCTGGCGCACCGATAACAGCCGATTCAGCAACCGCCGGATGTTCAATCAGCACTGATTCCACTTCGAATGGTCCAATTCGATATCCGGAAGATTTGATGACATCGTCGTTACGACCAACGAACCAGAAATATCCATCTTCATCACGATAAGCTTTATCTCCAGTAAGATAATAATCACCTCGGAAAGCCTCTTCCATTATTTTGGGATCTTTCCAATATTCTTTCATCAAACCAGGAGGTTTTGGTTTGCTTTTATCCAAATAAACAGCAATTTGTCCTTCTTCATCGGGAGGGCATTCATTCAGGTCGTCATCGACAATTCTAACATCATGACCCGGAGTTGGTAATCCCACAGATCCCAATTTGATCGGGGTAAATGGGAAATTGGAAAGAAGGCACACAGTTTCTGTCTGTCCGAAAAAGTCATAAATATCCAGTTTAAAGTATTTTTTCCAAACTCTGATCACCTCAGGATTCAAAGGTTCTCCTGCTGCCATACAATATCTCAGACTTAAATTAAATTTACTGAGATCAGTTTGGATAAGCATCCTGTAAACAGTTGGTGGTGCACAGAAAGTGGTAACTCCAAAACGTTCCATCAAGCCAAGTAATTTGTTTGCATTGAATCTCCCAGGATTATTCCACTGAATAACTGCAGCACCCACGATCATCTGACCAAACAGTTTTCCCCAGGCACATTTAGCCCAGCCGGTATCGGAAACCGTCCAGTGCAGATCAGTATCTTTCAAATTCTGACAATATCTGGCAGTTACTTCGTGACCCAGAGGATAATGATGAGAATGAAGCACCATTTTAGGATGACCTGTAGTTCCAGAAGTAAAATAAATCATTAAAGGATCAGTACTTTTTGTTTTGGGAATGTTTTCTTTATCGATGAAAATCGGCATTTCTTTTAATTTTTCATTCAGATCAATCCAACCTGGCATTGAGCCATCAAGAAGGATTTTGTGTTTTACCTTTCCGTAGTTCTTTAAACCTTCTTTAACTGCATCTGTATATTTTTTGCTGGTGATAACACCAACAGCATCGGATCGTTCCATTCTATATTCAATATCCTTTGGAGTAAGAAGTGAAGTTCCCGGCATTGGAATAACACCAAGCTTGAACATTCCCAACATGCAATAATACCATTCCGGGATAGAATCGGAAATTATCAGGACCTTATCTTCTTTTTTGAAACCAAGTTCCTGAAGAAGGTTTACCATTTTGTTTGAGTAAACCTTTAATTCATAAAAAGTATCAAACTTTGCAGTTTCTGTGTCTGGTGCAATTGAAACTAAAGCTAATTTTGTTTTATCGGTATCTGCCCATTTATCAACTACATCAAAGGCAAAATTATAATATTCTGGAATCTCCCATTTCCAATTATTATAAATTTCCTCATATTTTGTTTTGTCTACTTTAGACATACTGCCTCCTTTCATATATTATTTTTCGAATTAATTATAAGATAAAAAAAGTTTTTGAATCAATTTGAGCAAAGATTTTTCATCAGTTTCAATTTCAAAGGGATCAACTAAAGTAATTACCATCATTCATCCTCAACATTTTTTCCATCAATTTTGAAACAAAAAATTTAACCACATGTGTCAAGAAAATTTCGAATTATTAAAAAATGTTAAAAAAATAAGAATTATTATTAAGTTAATTGTTGTTTAATATTGTCATTTTTCGTAAATGATTCTGATTAAGAAGATAAAAAAAACCGGTAATCACTCAATAAAAAGTGAATTACCGGAAATAAAAAAAAATATTGTTAAACTGCTTTTTTGGGAGGCTTCACACCAGCAATAATTCCAGCAGCGATAAGACAGAGAATTCCGCAAATGATGAAAGCAAGTGAGAAGTTGTTCATATCACCAAGTTTTCCACCCATGATCGGTCCAAAAATACCACCAATTCCGTATGCCAGGAAAACCCAGCCATAGTTTTGACCAATATATTTTGTTCCAAAAGTTTCTGCCGTAATGGTTGGGAAAAGAGCAAAATTTCCACCGAAATTAAACCCGATAAGTGCAGCACCAAGATAAAGCAGTCCGGGAGTTCCGGCAATCCATTGGAAGAGAATAACAAAAATTCCCTGAGTTGCCATCATTACTACGATAGATTTCTTACGACCCAATTTATCACTGATTGCGCCCCAGGCGATCCGTCCCAGTCCATTGGCAAGAGAGAAGAATACTGCCATCGCTGTTCCGGCAATGCCAGATGCAACAGCTTCACTAAAACCATTAGCCTGCAAAGCATCCATCGGGAATAATTTCATTAGTCCAATGCTCATCAAACCGGCACTTGCACCAAATACGAAAGTAAGTAAAATCATATAATATTGGGGAGTTCTAAGCATTTGTCCACTTTTCAGCTGTTTGCGTGAATCATCAGATTTTTTCTGTGTTTCGGTTGGTTCCCAACCAGCAGGTTTCCATCCTTCAGGTGGGAAAACCATCCAGAGACTGCCAATGAAAACAGCAACGAAGAAGACAATTCCGTAGATCGTGAATGTAGTGCTCAATCCCAGATTTGCTATCAAATTTCCCCAAGTACCTGCCAGTTTTACCCAGAGTGTAGCTCCAAATCCAAAACCGGCTACTGCTAATCCTGTGATAAGTCCTTTTTTATCGGGGAACCAGCGCATTCCTACAGCGATCGGTACAACATAAGCCAGACCGATTCCTGATCCGCCAATAATTCCTACAAATATAAAAATCAACCAGAAATTTGTGCCACCGAAAAGACCGGCCAGTAAATAGCCAAGACCGAGTACAATTCCGCCGGCCATAGCTAATTTTTTAGGACCCAGTTTTGGCATCAAACGACCGGCAATCACCATGACGATGGCAAATAAAGCCAAACCGGCTGCAAAAACAGCCTGTGTTTGAGTTTTTGTCCAATCGGCATCAACCAATGGCTTGGTGAAAACCGACCAAGCATATATGGCACCCAGGCAAAGCTGGATCATGATTGCACCAACAACTACCAAATTTCTATTCATAACTTTTTTTTCAGCCATTTCCTCTCCTTTCAAAAAAATACCGGAACCGTTTTACCAGTCCCGGCTATGTTTTAATAAATTTTTACTTTATTAATTTTCTTTCTTCAATCAGGTGCTCAACAACACTCGGATCTGCCAGAGTAGTGATATCACCCAGATTGCCAGTATCGTTTTCGGCGATCTTACGAAGGATGCGGCGCATGATCTTTCCTGAACGAGTTTTAGGAAGAGCAGGAGCCCATTGAATAGCTTCTGGAGCTGCAATTGGTCCAATTTCTTTACGGACATGCATAATAAGTTCTTTCTTCAATTCATCTGTCTCTTCAATGCCGCCAATCAGAGTAACATAAGCATATAGTCCTTGACCTTTGATTTCGTGTGGAATTGGTGTAACTGCTGCTTCTGCAACTGCTTCGTGGCTTACAAGGGCACTTTCTACTTCGGCTGTACCGATTCTGTGACCGGATACATTCACAACATCATCGATTCTTCCCATTAACCAATGGTCGCCTTCGTTATCTACACGACAGCCGTCACCAGCAAAATAAATGTCATCATACATTGTGAAGTACGTATCAATAAATCTATCGTGGTCGCCCCACATAGTTCTCATCATTCCGGGCCATGGTTTACGAATGCAAAGTTTTCCGCCTTCATTTCTATCACATTCGGAAGAATCATCTCTTAAAACTGC belongs to Candidatus Cloacimonadota bacterium and includes:
- a CDS encoding serine hydroxymethyltransferase gives rise to the protein MSFIKNQDPELFEAMHNELKRQSENLELIASENFVSRAVLEAVGSVLTNKYAEGYPYRWSRKTGKLKYSLYGRYYGGCEYIDDVEELAIERAKEIYGADHANVQPHSGSQANMATYFAIIKPGDTILSLELSHGGHLTHGHPLSFSGSLFNIVPYGVNKETEQFDYDELRKIALEVKPQMILTGASAYPRSIDFAKFRDIADEVDAKLVVDMAHIAGLVAAGEHMSPIPYADLVTTTTHKTLRGPRGGMILCKEEFAKDVDRWVFPGIQGGPLMHVIAGKAVAFHEALQPEFKTYQKQVIKNAAALAKALNEKGFNLVSNGTDTHLMLLNLGTEEEGGPSGKKIEGCLDLAGITANKNTVPFDTRKPFVASGIRLGTPAVTTRGMKETEMIQIADFIHQVYTNYEDDEKLASIKNNVRDFCAQFPLYADLLK
- a CDS encoding T9SS type A sorting domain-containing protein yields the protein MKTKLFFLFVFVSICSLLFSTIWEINLDGTGDFTSIQEGINASVDADTVIVYPGRYYENINYNGKSITVCSLEMITGDESYIATTIIDGNQQGSCVHFINEEDGAVLQGLSITNGSGTILYGDIKRLGGGIVVYTPINHPSPNVSIRNCRIFKNSAVGGGGMRIQRSNVELSGVNIYNNQAVTGGGIYVLYESTLLFDPDNLCNLYNNFSGNRLDLFVSDAVNDVDVIVDTFTVDSDFKYYAYYTHSIASTGELTIEFQNHFLDRINHDLYVSTLGDDSNDGLTPNTPLKTIAIALQRIESDSLNPKTVHVAAGTYSQALNNQIFPLAGKKCVSLIGENMENTILLNDYCEMSYLTGEDHTLLKNLTFTSLDQIMMDVINIFQCNDVGFSNIIVKDNFLDSNFSIDMYLCYEVLIDKLFVIDNYSEKGSGFSLDGGNAIIKNSVFDNNDALGPNQFVSNFYSMTDDYLELENCVFTNSDIPPFPMEENYTVQIGARPNCSPDIKISNCLFTNNYTPNGNYVVFVKSPGSVEMNNNTFTQNTSQTCPLGLFGEVEFNNNVLYNNTSDYEYEINTGNWPDITSTLNVCYSDIEGGEAAIYPGNPPNLATINWLDGNIDSDPLFLLSGEHPYQLTEFSPCVDSGTPNITGLYLPNHDLLFNQRVWDGDNNGEAIIDMGCYEFGADSVGVSNYQLPVTSSQMSNYPNPFNPSTTIYFKTTNLHESARIEIYNLKGQKVRTLPVILSDSQNRIEGSGTPNSYSVVWNGTDANNKPVSSGIYFARLRAGKGVISRKMLLLK
- a CDS encoding AMP-binding protein, yielding MNKMPLNETLGELIERIASKFPDNEALVYPDHNIRLTYKEFNAEVDKIAKSLIALNIKKGDHVAIWSTNVPQWPVLMFALAKVGAVLVTVNTNYRSHELEYLLKQSDSKAIFLIDKFKTSEYFNWLKKVLSDAKWPGNGKVESEKLPMLKNVIMFDHETTDHALGYDDFSEMGAHVSDDDLNKIKEDLDEYDVVNMQYTSGTTGFPKGVMLTHHNIANNAYLIGEQMKLTEKDRMCIPVPFFHCFGCVLGILAAVTHGTTMLPTVTFDAEEVLKLVDSEKCTVLHGVPTMFIAELGVENRDQYDTSTLRTGIMAGSPCPVEVMNQVINEMHCDQITIAYGLTENSPVITMTSVDDDVEHRTTTVGKVLSPMQMKVMNLETEEECKPGEQGEVIMAGECVMSGYYKMKKENEMAIRDGWLHSGDLGVKDEDGYLKITGRIKDMIIRGGENVYPREIEEFLYTHPKVRDVQVIGVPDKNFGEQILAAIKLKEGETATVEEIKEYCQENIARHNQPYYVVFVDEYPMTASGKIQKFKLRDQLVEKLSIE
- the rpiB gene encoding ribose 5-phosphate isomerase B — translated: MKIAIASDHAGYELKEAIKEYLSDHEIKDFGTHSLDSMDYPDTGFVAAKAVAKGECKRGILICGSGIGMSIVANKVPGIRAALCHTVQYAQLSRMHNNANILILAGRFISKYLAKDIIDTWLTTEFEGNRHQKRIDKITKYESK
- a CDS encoding OFA family MFS transporter; translation: MAEKKVMNRNLVVVGAIMIQLCLGAIYAWSVFTKPLVDADWTKTQTQAVFAAGLALFAIVMVIAGRLMPKLGPKKLAMAGGIVLGLGYLLAGLFGGTNFWLIFIFVGIIGGSGIGLAYVVPIAVGMRWFPDKKGLITGLAVAGFGFGATLWVKLAGTWGNLIANLGLSTTFTIYGIVFFVAVFIGSLWMVFPPEGWKPAGWEPTETQKKSDDSRKQLKSGQMLRTPQYYMILLTFVFGASAGLMSIGLMKLFPMDALQANGFSEAVASGIAGTAMAVFFSLANGLGRIAWGAISDKLGRKKSIVVMMATQGIFVILFQWIAGTPGLLYLGAALIGFNFGGNFALFPTITAETFGTKYIGQNYGWVFLAYGIGGIFGPIMGGKLGDMNNFSLAFIICGILCLIAAGIIAGVKPPKKAV
- a CDS encoding AMP-binding protein, which encodes MSKVDKTKYEEIYNNWKWEIPEYYNFAFDVVDKWADTDKTKLALVSIAPDTETAKFDTFYELKVYSNKMVNLLQELGFKKEDKVLIISDSIPEWYYCMLGMFKLGVIPMPGTSLLTPKDIEYRMERSDAVGVITSKKYTDAVKEGLKNYGKVKHKILLDGSMPGWIDLNEKLKEMPIFIDKENIPKTKSTDPLMIYFTSGTTGHPKMVLHSHHYPLGHEVTARYCQNLKDTDLHWTVSDTGWAKCAWGKLFGQMIVGAAVIQWNNPGRFNANKLLGLMERFGVTTFCAPPTVYRMLIQTDLSKFNLSLRYCMAAGEPLNPEVIRVWKKYFKLDIYDFFGQTETVCLLSNFPFTPIKLGSVGLPTPGHDVRIVDDDLNECPPDEEGQIAVYLDKSKPKPPGLMKEYWKDPKIMEEAFRGDYYLTGDKAYRDEDGYFWFVGRNDDVIKSSGYRIGPFEVESVLIEHPAVAESAVIGAPDPKGIRGIVVKAVVVLAKGYKPSDELTHEIQMFVKEKTAPYKYPRIIEYRETLPKTVSGKLLRRELRKDSGN